From the Oleiharenicola lentus genome, one window contains:
- a CDS encoding acyltransferase family protein, with the protein MSPASPTRLPWIDHLRTATILLVVNMHACVTYSHVGDWYMMAEPEPTLAAKVPFIVWQGMLQSFFMGLLFFVSAYFAAGSLARRGPGGFARERLVRLGLPALLYMLAIHPFILLALNPWNHDFGPPAAFYARYLGSGEFLGESGPLWFAVALLLFCLALAGWKRAAGSRVAASPGGTPPSGKSLAGFALALGLGSFAVRLVQPIGTNILNLQLCFFVQYLAWFLAGLHAARHGWLASLAASPQARTAGWLALIGGPLAMLPLMIIGARQAPPEIFFGGPHWQAFGMALWEQLTGLGLAVGALALFSRRFNFESRWLRWLADRSFGVYVLHAPVLVALAMLFRALPYHLYGLVVLLTLAGLVVSYVLADLARRIPGLRSIF; encoded by the coding sequence GTGAGCCCAGCGTCCCCCACCCGGCTGCCGTGGATCGATCATCTGCGCACGGCCACGATCCTGCTCGTCGTCAACATGCACGCCTGCGTGACCTACAGCCACGTGGGCGACTGGTATATGATGGCGGAGCCCGAGCCGACGCTGGCGGCCAAGGTGCCGTTCATCGTGTGGCAGGGCATGCTGCAATCGTTCTTCATGGGGTTGTTGTTCTTTGTGTCGGCCTATTTCGCCGCCGGCTCGCTCGCACGGCGCGGCCCGGGAGGCTTCGCGCGCGAGCGGCTTGTGCGCCTCGGCCTGCCCGCCCTGCTCTACATGCTGGCCATCCACCCCTTCATCCTGCTCGCGCTCAACCCGTGGAACCACGACTTCGGCCCGCCCGCCGCTTTCTACGCGCGCTACCTCGGATCCGGAGAATTCCTCGGCGAGAGCGGGCCGCTCTGGTTCGCCGTGGCCCTCCTCCTCTTCTGCCTCGCCTTGGCCGGATGGAAGCGCGCGGCGGGGTCCCGCGTCGCCGCTTCGCCCGGCGGGACGCCGCCCTCGGGGAAAAGTCTGGCCGGCTTCGCCCTCGCGCTGGGTCTCGGTTCCTTCGCCGTCCGGCTCGTGCAGCCGATCGGCACGAACATCCTGAACCTGCAGCTTTGCTTCTTCGTGCAATACCTCGCGTGGTTCCTCGCCGGTCTGCATGCCGCTCGTCACGGCTGGCTGGCGTCGCTGGCGGCATCGCCCCAAGCCCGCACGGCCGGCTGGCTGGCGCTGATCGGAGGACCGCTGGCCATGCTCCCCTTGATGATCATCGGCGCGCGCCAGGCCCCGCCGGAAATCTTCTTCGGCGGGCCGCATTGGCAGGCTTTCGGGATGGCCCTGTGGGAACAGCTCACCGGGCTGGGACTCGCCGTCGGCGCACTGGCGCTGTTCTCGCGACGCTTCAATTTCGAGTCGCGGTGGCTGCGCTGGCTGGCGGACCGCTCGTTCGGAGTCTATGTGCTGCACGCGCCGGTGCTGGTGGCTTTGGCCATGCTGTTCCGCGCCCTGCCCTACCACCTCTACGGGCTGGTCGTGCTGCTCACTCTCGCCGGCCTGGTTGTCAGCTACGTCCTGGCCGATCTCGCCCGTCGCATCCCCGGCCTGCGTTCAATTTTCTAG
- a CDS encoding vitamin B12 dependent-methionine synthase activation domain-containing protein: MVKPQVWPQRGGRSRVPLGRLRPQKPILFELLNATALTGIELTESCAMHPPSSVSGHYFNHPDSKYFAVGKIAKDQIEDYAARKGIAVTESEKWLAPYLDY; encoded by the coding sequence ATGGTCAAACCGCAGGTTTGGCCCCAAAGGGGTGGTCGAAGTCGGGTGCCCTTGGGGCGACTTCGGCCACAAAAGCCTATCCTCTTCGAGCTCCTCAACGCCACCGCGCTCACCGGCATCGAGCTCACCGAATCCTGCGCCATGCACCCACCGAGCAGCGTCAGCGGCCATTACTTCAATCATCCGGATTCGAAATACTTCGCGGTGGGCAAAATCGCCAAGGACCAGATCGAAGACTACGCCGCCCGGAAGGGCATCGCGGTCACCGAATCCGAGAAGTGGTTGGCGCCATACCTGGATTATTGA
- the metH gene encoding methionine synthase yields the protein MSLHLHVSTPAEAALRQTLKERIAVIDGAMGTTIRGYGITEEQARGDRFKDAPKDLKNNGDIYSLTCPATIEDIHRRFLEAGADIIETNTFSATSIGQSEFFIEDPREHGGRKDPAFYQTVIENKFLQELAHDINFQSARQCRTWADRLANATGRRRYVAGAIGPLTVSLSNSPDADDAGFRVVTFDQVKADYRRQIRSLIAGGVDLLLVETIFDSLNAKAALVALEEVFAEDKHRLPVMISAAVGRGGETMISAQTVGAFWNAVRHVHPFSIGLNCSIGPDLMRPFLAELSGKADTFISCYPNAGLPNPLTPTGFDLLPADMGRYMDEFTTAGLANIVGGCCGNTPEHIAAIAQAVAPKPARSLTIVKPEPPQVSGLSTQVSATDAPRPLQLSGSLPFTQQLGSFLMIGERTNVAGSPKFAKLIKEGKYEEAVAIARQQVENGANVIDVCMDEGLIDGVAAMSRFLHLLASEPEVAKVPIMVDSSKWEVIEAGLKCLQGKGIVNSISLKEGEAKFLEQARIIRRYGAAVVVMAFDEQGQAATYEDKIRIAERAYRLLVDAAGFPPEDIIFDPNILTVGTGIEEHANYAVDFFRATKWIKQNLPHAKVSGGVSNVSFAFRGNNPVREAMHAAFLYHAIAAGMDMGIVNPGMLEVYEEVEKDLLVLVEDVLLNRRPDATERLVTFGEKLKAGGPVSAPAGSSMEASASAEPSWRNSTVEERLSHALVKGIDTFIDTDTEEARQKYGKPLLIIEGPLMDGMRVVGDLFGAGKMFLPQVVKSARVMKKAVAYLQPYMEAEKAALTAAGGTARAQGKIIMATVKGDVHDIGKNIVGVVLACNNYEVIDLGVMVSFEKIHAAAVEKGADVIGLSGLITPSLDEMVHNAKELQRLGSKLPLLIGGATTSAAHTAVKIAPHYDQPVVHVLDASRVIGVVSQLLNPDSKPRFVADLKAKQVKQRTDFAERQGARKLLPLAEARNRRQTFDWTHVDIPVPEFLGTRVFTSGGPVSVPAASVEGSAPAVPLPLTLEEIASYIDWSPFFSAWELHGRFPDILTDAVVGTEATKLYADAQAMLKRIIAEQRYTAKAVIGFWPANALGDSVEVYDPTSVTLSGANAARPEGLKPLKTFHFLRQQNEKPANQHNHCLADFIAPKDSGRLDYVGGFAVTAGHGVEEFAREFEAKHDDYSAIMAKALGDRLAEALAELMHKKAREYSGYGKTENLEMKDIIREKYRGIRPAPGYPACPDHQAKPPLFELLGAQAATGITLTESNAMYPASSVSGWYFNHPDSKYFATGKLAKDQIEDLAKRMEIPVADAEKWLAPYLDY from the coding sequence ATGTCCTTGCACCTCCACGTCTCTACTCCCGCTGAAGCCGCTCTCCGTCAGACGCTTAAGGAGCGGATTGCGGTTATTGACGGCGCCATGGGCACGACTATCCGGGGCTACGGAATCACCGAGGAACAGGCCCGCGGCGACCGCTTCAAGGACGCCCCGAAGGACCTCAAGAACAACGGCGACATCTACTCCCTCACCTGCCCGGCGACCATCGAGGACATCCACCGCCGCTTTCTCGAAGCCGGCGCGGACATCATCGAGACCAACACCTTTTCGGCCACCAGCATCGGCCAGAGCGAGTTCTTCATCGAGGACCCGCGCGAGCACGGCGGCCGCAAGGACCCGGCGTTCTACCAAACGGTCATCGAGAACAAGTTCCTCCAGGAACTCGCCCATGACATCAACTTCCAGTCCGCGCGCCAGTGCCGCACCTGGGCCGACCGCCTCGCCAACGCCACCGGCCGTCGCCGCTACGTGGCCGGCGCCATCGGACCGTTGACCGTCTCGCTTTCCAACTCGCCCGATGCCGACGACGCCGGCTTCCGTGTCGTGACCTTCGACCAGGTGAAGGCCGACTACCGCCGACAGATCCGCTCCCTCATCGCCGGCGGCGTGGACCTGCTGCTCGTCGAGACGATTTTCGACTCCCTCAACGCCAAGGCCGCCCTCGTCGCCCTCGAGGAGGTCTTCGCCGAGGACAAACACCGCCTGCCGGTCATGATCTCGGCCGCCGTCGGCCGCGGCGGTGAAACGATGATCTCCGCCCAGACTGTCGGGGCCTTCTGGAACGCCGTGCGCCACGTGCATCCGTTCTCCATCGGCCTCAACTGCTCGATCGGCCCCGACCTCATGCGGCCCTTCCTCGCCGAGCTCAGCGGCAAGGCCGACACGTTCATCTCCTGCTACCCCAACGCCGGCCTGCCGAATCCGCTCACGCCGACGGGCTTCGACCTGCTGCCCGCCGACATGGGCCGCTACATGGACGAATTCACGACCGCCGGCCTCGCCAACATCGTCGGCGGCTGCTGCGGCAACACTCCCGAACACATCGCCGCCATCGCCCAGGCCGTCGCGCCGAAACCCGCCCGCTCCCTCACGATCGTGAAGCCGGAGCCCCCTCAGGTTTCAGGTCTCAGCACTCAGGTTTCTGCAACGGACGCCCCGCGTCCGTTGCAACTCTCCGGCTCCCTCCCCTTCACCCAGCAACTCGGTTCCTTCCTCATGATCGGCGAGCGCACAAACGTCGCCGGCTCGCCCAAGTTCGCCAAGCTCATCAAGGAGGGCAAATACGAGGAGGCTGTCGCCATCGCCCGCCAGCAGGTCGAGAACGGCGCCAACGTCATCGACGTGTGCATGGACGAAGGTCTCATCGACGGTGTCGCGGCGATGAGCCGTTTCCTGCACCTGCTCGCGAGCGAGCCCGAGGTCGCCAAGGTTCCCATCATGGTGGACTCCTCCAAGTGGGAGGTCATCGAGGCCGGCCTGAAATGTCTTCAGGGCAAGGGCATCGTGAATTCCATCTCGCTCAAGGAGGGCGAGGCCAAGTTCCTCGAGCAGGCGCGCATTATCCGCCGCTACGGCGCCGCCGTCGTCGTCATGGCTTTCGACGAACAGGGCCAGGCCGCCACCTACGAGGACAAGATCCGCATCGCGGAGCGCGCCTACCGCCTGCTGGTGGACGCGGCGGGCTTCCCGCCCGAGGACATCATCTTCGACCCGAACATCCTCACCGTCGGCACCGGCATCGAGGAGCACGCCAACTACGCCGTGGATTTCTTCCGCGCGACGAAGTGGATCAAGCAGAACCTCCCTCACGCGAAAGTCAGCGGCGGCGTGTCCAACGTCTCCTTCGCCTTCCGCGGCAACAACCCCGTGCGCGAAGCCATGCACGCGGCCTTCCTCTACCACGCTATCGCCGCCGGCATGGACATGGGCATCGTCAACCCCGGCATGCTCGAGGTTTACGAAGAGGTCGAAAAGGACCTCCTCGTCCTCGTAGAGGACGTCCTCCTCAACCGCCGCCCCGACGCCACCGAGCGCCTCGTCACCTTCGGCGAGAAACTCAAAGCTGGAGGGCCGGTCTCCGCACCGGCCGGTTCTTCAATGGAAGCCTCAGCTTCCGCTGAGCCATCTTGGCGAAACAGCACCGTCGAGGAACGCCTCTCCCATGCCCTCGTCAAAGGCATCGACACCTTCATCGACACCGACACCGAAGAAGCCCGTCAGAAATACGGCAAGCCGCTCCTCATCATCGAGGGCCCGCTCATGGACGGCATGCGCGTCGTCGGCGACCTCTTTGGCGCCGGCAAGATGTTCCTCCCGCAGGTCGTGAAGTCCGCCCGCGTCATGAAGAAGGCCGTCGCCTACCTCCAGCCCTACATGGAGGCGGAAAAGGCCGCGCTCACCGCCGCCGGCGGCACCGCGCGCGCCCAGGGCAAAATTATCATGGCGACCGTCAAGGGCGACGTGCACGACATCGGCAAGAACATCGTCGGGGTCGTCCTCGCCTGCAACAACTACGAGGTCATCGACCTCGGCGTGATGGTTTCCTTCGAGAAAATCCACGCCGCCGCCGTGGAAAAGGGCGCCGACGTCATCGGTCTCTCCGGCCTCATCACGCCCTCGCTGGACGAGATGGTCCACAACGCCAAGGAGCTGCAGCGCCTCGGCTCGAAGCTCCCGCTGCTCATCGGCGGCGCCACGACTTCCGCCGCGCACACCGCCGTCAAGATCGCCCCGCATTACGACCAACCCGTCGTCCACGTGCTCGACGCCTCCCGCGTCATCGGCGTCGTCTCCCAGCTCCTCAACCCCGACAGCAAGCCCAGGTTCGTCGCCGACCTGAAGGCTAAGCAGGTGAAACAGCGCACCGACTTCGCCGAGCGCCAGGGCGCCCGCAAGCTCCTCCCCCTCGCCGAGGCCCGCAACCGCCGCCAGACCTTCGACTGGACCCACGTGGATATCCCCGTCCCCGAGTTCCTCGGCACGCGCGTCTTCACTTCTGGAGGGCCGGTCTCCGTACCGGCCGCTTCCGTGGAGGGCTCAGCTCCAGCTGTTCCGCTGCCTCTCACACTGGAGGAAATTGCGAGCTATATTGATTGGTCTCCGTTTTTCTCCGCCTGGGAACTCCACGGCCGCTTCCCCGACATCCTCACCGACGCCGTCGTCGGCACCGAGGCGACGAAGCTCTACGCCGACGCGCAGGCGATGCTGAAGCGCATCATCGCCGAGCAACGCTACACTGCCAAAGCCGTCATCGGCTTTTGGCCCGCGAACGCCCTCGGCGACTCCGTCGAGGTTTACGACCCCACCTCTGTCACCCTGAGCGGAGCGAACGCGGCCAGGCCCGAGGGTTTGAAGCCACTCAAGACCTTCCACTTCCTGCGCCAGCAAAACGAGAAACCGGCCAATCAGCACAACCACTGCCTCGCCGACTTCATCGCCCCGAAGGATTCGGGCCGCCTCGACTACGTCGGCGGCTTCGCCGTCACGGCGGGCCACGGGGTCGAGGAGTTCGCCAGGGAGTTCGAGGCGAAGCACGACGACTACAGCGCCATCATGGCCAAGGCGCTGGGCGACCGTCTCGCCGAGGCCCTCGCCGAGCTGATGCACAAGAAGGCCCGCGAGTATTCCGGCTACGGCAAGACCGAGAATTTGGAGATGAAGGACATCATCCGCGAAAAATACCGCGGCATCCGCCCCGCCCCCGGCTATCCCGCCTGCCCCGATCATCAAGCCAAGCCGCCTCTCTTTGAATTGCTCGGCGCCCAAGCCGCGACGGGAATCACCCTCACGGAGTCGAATGCGATGTATCCTGCGTCGAGCGTGAGCGGCTGGTATTTCAATCACCCGGACTCCAAATATTTCGCGACGGGCAAGTTGGCCAAAGACCAAATCGAAGACCTCGCCAAGCGGATGGAAATACCAGTCGCGGACGCAGAGAAGTGGTTGGCGCCGTATCTGGATTATTGA